In [Phormidium] sp. ETS-05, the genomic window CGAAGTAATGCCAGATTTGGCGGAACGGGGATATCGAGCGATCGCCCCGGACTGGATTGGTAGCGGCTTATCCGCCAAACCCGACACCCGAGACTTCCCCTACACCCCCGACGCCTTCATCGACGCCTTGGGCTCCTTCATCGCCGCCCTGGAAATCGAGAAATTTCATCTCGTCATTCAAGGATTCTTGGCATCCGTAGGCGTACAATACGCCCTCCGTCACCCAGAGCAAATTGCTCGCTTAGCCATTCTCAACGCCCCAGTCACCACCGACGCCCGACTCCCCTGGCCGATTCAGCAGTTGGGCATACCATTAGTAGGGGAAATGATGACCCAAGACCCCCTACTGGTCGATCGAACCCTAGAAAAAGGCAGCGGTTTTGCCATCTCTGACCAAGACTTAGACATCTATCGTCGTCCCTTCCTCAACTCTTCCGCCGCTGGGAGAGCCTTATTCACCACCGTGCGGCGGTTGCAGCTCAAAACCGCAATGGCAGAAATAGAAGCCGGTTTCCCCTCTTGGCAACAACCCACCCTCATCATCTGGGGACAAGCTGACCCCTGGCTGGACTTCAGCCAAGCCGAAAATCTGGCTAAATTTATCCCCAATAGCCAGTTAGTCCCCCTCGAAGGCGTAGGTCATTATCCCCAGGAACATTGGTCGCAGAAAGTCAGCGATGCCCTGTTACCTTTTCTCCGCCGCCAAGAGGTTTAGAATTGATGCCATATTGATGTATTTTGATCAAAACCCCCAAATTTAGTAAAAGGTGCAAAAGAAAGTGATGGGACGATATAAGTCGATTTTAGCTAGCGTTTTGGCGCTGGTAATGGTCTTTTTGGTAAGCTGCGGCAGTGCTACCGCCACCAAACCCCCAACTTACACCACCGCCCAACTAGAGCAAATTCAGAATTACCAATCCCGGCTGGGAGTTTTCCGCAACCGGATGACGGAACTGGAAACCTTCATCACCAACCGGGACTGGAATAATGTAAGGTCTCTCATCCACGGTCCTCTGGGTCAGCTTCGCCAAGATATGGGCTACATCAGCCGCCAACTGCTGCCTCAAGACCAAAAAGCTGCTCTTCAGGGAGCCAGAGATGTATTCGGGCACCTAGAGGCGATCGACGCCGCTGGCGATACCGGCAACTTAGAAGTCGCCTTCGCCAACTACCAGGAAGCTCTGAAGGATTTTGATGCCTTCACCGCTCTCCTCCCCGCTACTGGTAGCAACTAATTTGTTATTTGTTATTTGTCCTTTGTCCCTTGTCCTTTGTCCCTTGTATGAATAAACAAAGGACAAATGACCAAGGACAGACAAAGGACAATTTCCCCATTGTTTGTTCTTTGTATGAATAAATAAAGAACAAAGGACAAAGGACAAATGACAAATGACAAATGACCAAGGACAAATGACAAAGGACAAATGACAAATGACCAAGGACAAATGACAAAGGACAAAGGACAAATGACCAAGGACAAATGACAAATGACCAAGATTGCCATTATCGGATGTGGTGTGGTGGGAGGGGCGATCGCCTATGAACTCAGCCAACTCCAGGGCGCAGAAATCACCGTCCTCGACCAAAACGGTCCCGCCAGCGGTGCTACCAGCGCCTCTCTCGGCGTCATTATGGGCGTTAGTAGTCAGAAAGTCAAAGGTAGAGCTTGGCAACTCCGATCGAGCAGCCTACAGCGGTATGACAGCCTCATTGCCGAGTTAGAAGTGAGTATCGGTTCCGCAGCATCAGCAAAACCCATTCGCTACAACCGTCACGGGATTATGATGCTGTGCTTCTGTGAAGAAGAGATGGCCAAAAAGCGTTCTTTAGCAGACTTGCGGCGCCAGCAAGGTTTTAATTTAGAAATTTTATCTCCCCAAGAAATCCGCTCCCGCTGTCCCCAGTTGGGAGATTTACCTAATTTAGTTGGTGGCGTTTATTCGCCGGACGATCGTCAAGTTGACCCCGTAGCTCTCACAGAAGCCTTAGTCACAGCAGCCAAAATCCGAGGTGTCGATTTTCAGTTTGGCGTCAAAGTCACGGATTTTGTCTATGAAGGCCCCCCAGGGCAGCAGCAAGTAACGCAAATTCACTTTGTCACTCAAAGGACAGGGGTTGCCCTCACCCCAAACCCCTCTCCCAAAATGGGAGAGGGGGAGGCTGTTTTCCCCTCTCCCTCCTTGGGAGAGGGGCCAGGGGTGAGGGCACAAGGACAAATAGATGTAGATTTAGTAGTAGTAGCAGCGGGTTTGGGTTCTACTCCTCTCACCGCCCAGTTGGGGCGATCGGTAGATATCGGTCCGGTTTTGGGTCAGGCTCTACACTTACGTTTAAACCAAACTTTAGGAAATCCCGATTTTCAGCCCGTGATTACTGGGGATGATGTGCATATTGTGCCCCTAGGTGGAGGAGATTACTGGGTGGGGGCGACGGTAGAGTGGGTTTCAGATGCGGGGGAATTAGTCCCCCAAGTTGAGGCGATCGAAACTGTGCGACAGCAGACGATCGCTTTTTGTCCTCAGTTGGCGGATGCAGTTTTAGTCAAACAGTGGTTTGGTTTGCGCCCCCGTCCCCAAGAGCGCTCGGCACCCATCATCAGCCCATTGTCCGGCTATACCAACGTCATACTCGCCACCGGACACTACCGCAACGGCATCCTCCTCGCCCCCGCCACCGCCCTCGAGGTTCTCCGTTTGGTAACAAGTCACAAGTCACTTGTCACTTGACCAATGACAAATGACAAATAAAATATTTTTTATTCATATAAATTTACTAGATATGACTAGCAAGCCACTGCTGGCAGTTCTTGCTCGGTCTTATCTTCGCCGCCTTCTGGATTAGTCGAATTCTTAAAACTACTGGCCCAGTGCTATGATTGCCAGAGCGATCGGTTCGCATTGTCGGTTCGCCTTTTTGGATTTTAATTCTCGGACCAGAACTAGCCAAGCGAATCACCATCCCATCGATAACGGGCACCTGCGCGATCGGTCTGAGACTGGAAGAACAAGCCCCCACCTCATTCACATAAGTGCCATTAGTCCCCAAATTAACAATTTTCCAATAATTGCCACTGATCCGATGCAGCTCCAAGTGATAGCGCGAAACCACAGCACTATAAATCACCACATCATTATCAGGCGCCCTGCCAATGCGAATTACCGATTTATCCTCAAAGCACCACTGTTGACAAGGGAGAGTTTGTTGGGAATGCAGTAAAGTCAGGTTAATCACCATCCATCGCCTCCATCAGAATAAAACGTCACTCTGATCAACCAGGGTGAAGAGCCGATGCGCGAAAATGTTCCCCAAGATTGATAGGTTATAGCGATATAAAACAAAAATTCACAACCTTGTCTCGGATATGTATTATCTAAGACAATATGGCGCCTAGGTCGATACCTAATGCCAAAAGGTTGCCCGGAGAAATTTTCTCACCCGAATTATTGCCCCAAAGCCTTTCAGGATAAATAATTTCAGAGTGTGGGGGACAAACCCCTAGCGGCTCTCACACCCCTATTTGGGATATCCGCCCATTATCACAGAACTGCATTTACAATAACCAAATCAAACACCATTAGGGTAGAGGGTCATCCCCCCTAAATAGAGATGGCGCCATTTTTTGAGCGGGGAGCAATTAATGAATTGCTCCTCCTCAAGGTGGTGATACCGGAATTATCAGGCTACTAACCCCAAAACACGCACCAAAAAAGCCAATTCGTCAGCAATTTCCTCAATGAGTTTGGCTGTAGGTTTGCCTGCGCCATGACCCGCCTTAGTTTCAATTCTAATTAATACGGGTGCATCACCAGCCTGAGCAGCTTGGAGCGCAGCAGCAAACTTAAAACTGTGAGCAGGTACTACCCTGTCGTCATGGTCAGCAGTAGTAATCAAAGTAGCCGGGTAGCTAGTGAGCGGTTTGATGTTATGCAGGGGAGAGTAAGCATACAGAGCCTGAAACTCCTCGGGATTCTCCGGGGAACCGTAATCAGAACACCAAGCCCAGCCGATGGTAAACTTATGGAAACGGAGCATATCCATCACCCCCACAGCCGGGAGTGCAGCAGCGAACAAATCGGGACGCTGAGTTATGCAGGCTCCCACCAGCAAACCGCCATTGCTACCACCAGCGATCGCCAATTTCCCCCGACTCGTCCAGCCATTCTCAATCAACCACTCCGCCGCCGCAATAAAATCATCAAACACATTTTGCTTATTCTGCTTCGTTCCGGCTTGGTGCCATTCCTCCCCATACTCGCCGCCGCCGCGTAAATTGGGAATCGCCACCACCCCACCCAACTCCAACCACACCAGCTTACTCACAGAAAAGCTCGGAGTCAGAGACACATTAAACCCGCCATAACCATAAAGATAGGTGGGATTATTGCCATCCAACACAATCCCCTTCTTATGAGTGATAAACATCGGCACCCGAGTCCCGTCCTTACTCGTGTAAAAAACCTGTTGCGTCTCCCACTCCGCCGGTTGGAAATCCACCACAGGCTGCCGATACACTGAGCTTTCCCCCGTCACCATATCGTAACGGTAGATAGTGGCAGGATTCGTAAAACTCGTAAAACTATAGAAAGTTTCCGTATCCGATCGCTTGCCACCAAAACCACCCGCCGAACCAATGCCCGGGAGCGCCACTTCTCGCACCAAAACCCCAGACAGGTCAAAAATTTTAATTTGGCTACGAGCATCTTTCAGATAAGACGCCACAAATTGATTATTCACCAACCCCACCCCTTCCAAAGTCTCAGCCACTTGGGGGATAATTTCTTTCACATCCTGGGTGGTGATATCAATCGCAATTAAGCGACCTCGCGGCGCATCCAAATCCGTGCGAAACCAGAACAAATCACCATCATTATCAATGAAACTATACTCAGACGTAAACTCAGAAATCAATTCCACTACCGGCGCATCTGGCACCGTTAAATCCCGATAAAACACCAGATTTTTTGGGTCAGTACCCCGCCACACCGAAATAATCAGGTACTTACCATCCTCAGTCACATGGCCACTAAATCCCCATTCTTTCTGGTCGGGGCGGTGGTAGATTAACACATCTTCCGATTGCGCCGTGAAGAGCCGGTGATAATACAGCTTTTGGTAGTAGTTAACGTCTTCTAGCTTAGTTTTATCATTCGGTTCGTCATAGCGGCTGTAAAAAAAGCCTTTACCGTCCTTTGTCCAAGAAGCCCCCGAAAACTTCACCCATTTAATTACATCTGGGAGATTCTCGCCAGTTGTTACATCCAGCACTTTCCATTCCTGCCAGTCAGAGCCAGATATAGAAATGCCATAAGCCATCAAATTCCCATCATCACTGATGCTTGTACCCGTGAGGGCAACCGTGCCATCTTCCGAAAGCAGGTTAGGGTCTAGCAACACCCTTGGTTCCGCATCTGGTGAGTCCAAAACATATAAAACACTTTGGTTTTGCAACCCGTCATTTTTGAAGTAAAAATAGCGGTTTCCTTCTTTAAAAGGAATCCCGTATCTTTCATAATTCCACAGATTGGTGAGGCGTTGCTTGATTTGCTCTCGCTCTGGAATATCCTTCAAGTAAGGAAACGTCACCTGATTTTGGGCTGTCACCCATGCCTTAGTTGCCTCCGAGTCCGGGTCCTCCAGCCATCGATAAGGGTCTGGCACCTTAATCCCATGATATTCATCTACTTGGTCAACCTTGATAGTTTCAGGATATTTGATTTTTGTCATTTGTGATTTGTGATTTGTGATTTGTGATTTGTGATTTGTCCTTTGTCCTTTGTCCTTTGTCCTTTGTCCCTTGTCCCTTGTCCCTTGTCCTTTGACAATTGTCCTTTGTCCTTTGACAATTGTCAATTATCACATATCAATTACCAATTATCAATTATCAATTGTCAATTGTCAATTGTCCTTTATCAAGCGCCGCGTCCCCCAACCAGAAAAAGGAAAACCAGGGGGAGCTTCTTGTGCAGGGATCAGGGGACGAAATGGGGGCCACCGCCTAAGCGCTTCGCGCTGGCAACGCCTACGCGGGGGCAGGCTAGGGGGGACCAGGGGACCAGGGGAGCGGGGGGAGGGGGGAGTGTGGGGAGTGTGGGCCCTATGCGCTCCGCGCAGGCTACGCCAACGGCAAGCTCAGGAGTGGGGAGTGTGGGAAGCAATCTTCCTCCCCATCCTCCCTATCCTCCCTATCCTCCCTATCCTCCCCATCCCCCCGTCTCCCCGTCACCCCTTTCGGAGGTCGGCCTCTACATCGGCTATCGCGTCGCTGGAAGCCGACCTCCGCCCCCCGTCCCCCCATCCCCCCGTCCCCCCGTCCCCCTTCTCTTTAACCCCCAGCCCTCTCAGAGGCGCCAACTAAAACCTCGCCGCGCAGCATTCGCCCCGCCGCTTCCAATAGCGCCTCTTCCAAATATGGCTTGGTGAAATAGCCACTGGCCCCCATACTCACGGCCATCTGACGGTGCTTGTCCGCGCCCCGAGATGTGAGCATGGCTATGGGTAAATTGCTCAATTGTGGGTCCTTCTGCATATGGGAGAGGAGCTGCAGTCCGTCCATCCGGGGCATCTCGATATCGCAGAAGACTAGATGACAAGGGAGACCCGATCGCATCTTCTCCCAGGCTTCCTGACCATCGCGGGCCTGCTCCACCCGATAACCCGCCTTAGTAAACGTCATCGACAACAACTCCCGCACCGTGATGGAATCATCCACAATCAAGACCGTGGGCTGCTCCACTACGGGCACCTCTGGCACCGCCGTTTCTGTAGTGGCTGGGGCACTAGCACGAATGCGACCCGATGCCAAATCAATCATCTCCAGCACGTCGGCGATCGCCACAATGCGGCCATCCCCCATCACCGTCGCCCCAGCGATACCCGTAGGCTTCGGCACCGGACCTTCGAGCTGTTTAATCACGATTTCCTGCTCGCCAATCACCTGGTCCACCTGCAGCGCCAGGTAATTACCCGCACTGCGGAGTACCACCACCGAAATCACATCCTCTTCCGCGTTCATGCCATAAACATTGCCCCGGCCAAGATGACGTTTGTAATGCAGCAGGTCGCGCAGGTTTTTAAATGGCAGCATCGTATCCCGCCAGGGGACAAACTTCTGCCCTTCTTCCCCTTCTTGCACCTTTTCCCGAGGCACATCGAGCATATCTTCCACCCCGTCCATCGGGAAGGCGATGCGGGCGCGATCGCTAATACAGACCAACGCCTTAGAAATACTCAAAGCCAAAGGCAAACGAATCGTAAAAGTCGTCCCCTTGCCCAAAGTCGAATCCACCGTCACAGAGCCCCGAATCGCGCTCACATAGGTCCGTACCACATCCAGACCCACACCGCGTCCGGCAATTTTGTTCGGGTTATCCTCAGTGCTAAAACCAGCCTTAAAGAGTAAATCATACACATCCAGCCGGGACATAGTACGCTCTTCCTCCGGCGAAATCAACCCCTTATTCCGAGCCTTCGCCTTCACCTTCACCGCGTCAATTCCCGCCCCATCGTCGGATACAGCAATCACCGTTTGGTTCCCCTGGTGGAAAGCGCGAATCGTAATCTGACCCGTGGGATTTTTCCTTTTTCGCCCGCGCCTCCGTAGTTTCAATCCCGTGGGCCAAAGCATTGTTAGCTAAGTGAATTAGAGGGGTGGATAGCTTATCGGAAATCATCTTATCCACCAAAGTGTCCCGACCTTCAATCACCAGCTCCACCTGCTTGCCAAACTCGATCGCATTATCCCGCACCCCGCGCCGCAGCCGGTCTGCCACATCAGAAAAAGGCACCATGCGGCTCCTGGTCAGCCCTTCTTGGAGCGCTGATGTCACCTGACGCAACTGCCGCGTCACTTGCTCGGTCTCATCCACCAAAAATTCGATATCTGAGGCAGACTCCCGCACCCGCACGATTAATTCCAAAATCTCTTGGGCTTGGGTGTGGAACGGGGTAAACCGGTCCATATCAAACACACTCAAATCAGACATCCCATGCTCACTGTTTCCACTGGCATTCGCCATAAAGTGGGAACCTTGACGCCCCGCCAGCAGCGCCATTTCCAGCAACACCCGCTCGTACAAATCCTGCATCCGCTGTCCCACATCTGCCAGGTTTTGCACTTGATGCAGCATATTGTCCAAAAACTGCCGCATCCGCTCCTGGTTTTGCTCCAAACTGTTGCGGTTCACCACCAACTCCCCAACCAGGTTGTTTAGGTTGTCCATTTGGCGCACCGGCACTTTCATGGTTTGGTCCATGTATTGTGTGCCGCCAGTCCGAGGCGCGATCGGCGCTTCCTCCGTTTCTGAATTGGAGGCTGGGATATTGGCAACTTCATTCTCAGCGGGGACAGGTTCTATCCGATTTTGGTGTTGACTCGGTGATGCGCTCTCGTCCGCATTTTTGGCTTTAGCCACCCCGGTTTCCTTGCGCCCCGTAGCCACCGCAACCGATCGCGGTGGAGCCTGTACCGGCTGCATCATGCCATCCAGAAGCATTTGCAGTTGGTCAAATACCGCACCCTTATTGCTATTTGTGAGTGAAGCGCCCG contains:
- the psbQ gene encoding photosystem II protein PsbQ, with amino-acid sequence MQKKVMGRYKSILASVLALVMVFLVSCGSATATKPPTYTTAQLEQIQNYQSRLGVFRNRMTELETFITNRDWNNVRSLIHGPLGQLRQDMGYISRQLLPQDQKAALQGARDVFGHLEAIDAAGDTGNLEVAFANYQEALKDFDAFTALLPATGSN
- a CDS encoding FHA domain-containing protein — encoded protein: MVINLTLLHSQQTLPCQQWCFEDKSVIRIGRAPDNDVVIYSAVVSRYHLELHRISGNYWKIVNLGTNGTYVNEVGACSSSLRPIAQVPVIDGMVIRLASSGPRIKIQKGEPTMRTDRSGNHSTGPVVLRIRLIQKAAKIRPSKNCQQWLASHI
- a CDS encoding alpha/beta fold hydrolase; protein product: MAIEEKYIEVKGLKWFYREAQPQSSNRNQTEQPPVLLLHGLPAQSYTWTEVMPDLAERGYRAIAPDWIGSGLSAKPDTRDFPYTPDAFIDALGSFIAALEIEKFHLVIQGFLASVGVQYALRHPEQIARLAILNAPVTTDARLPWPIQQLGIPLVGEMMTQDPLLVDRTLEKGSGFAISDQDLDIYRRPFLNSSAAGRALFTTVRRLQLKTAMAEIEAGFPSWQQPTLIIWGQADPWLDFSQAENLAKFIPNSQLVPLEGVGHYPQEHWSQKVSDALLPFLRRQEV
- a CDS encoding FAD-binding oxidoreductase, whose protein sequence is MTKIAIIGCGVVGGAIAYELSQLQGAEITVLDQNGPASGATSASLGVIMGVSSQKVKGRAWQLRSSSLQRYDSLIAELEVSIGSAASAKPIRYNRHGIMMLCFCEEEMAKKRSLADLRRQQGFNLEILSPQEIRSRCPQLGDLPNLVGGVYSPDDRQVDPVALTEALVTAAKIRGVDFQFGVKVTDFVYEGPPGQQQVTQIHFVTQRTGVALTPNPSPKMGEGEAVFPSPSLGEGPGVRAQGQIDVDLVVVAAGLGSTPLTAQLGRSVDIGPVLGQALHLRLNQTLGNPDFQPVITGDDVHIVPLGGGDYWVGATVEWVSDAGELVPQVEAIETVRQQTIAFCPQLADAVLVKQWFGLRPRPQERSAPIISPLSGYTNVILATGHYRNGILLAPATALEVLRLVTSHKSLVT
- a CDS encoding prolyl oligopeptidase family protein: MTKIKYPETIKVDQVDEYHGIKVPDPYRWLEDPDSEATKAWVTAQNQVTFPYLKDIPEREQIKQRLTNLWNYERYGIPFKEGNRYFYFKNDGLQNQSVLYVLDSPDAEPRVLLDPNLLSEDGTVALTGTSISDDGNLMAYGISISGSDWQEWKVLDVTTGENLPDVIKWVKFSGASWTKDGKGFFYSRYDEPNDKTKLEDVNYYQKLYYHRLFTAQSEDVLIYHRPDQKEWGFSGHVTEDGKYLIISVWRGTDPKNLVFYRDLTVPDAPVVELISEFTSEYSFIDNDGDLFWFRTDLDAPRGRLIAIDITTQDVKEIIPQVAETLEGVGLVNNQFVASYLKDARSQIKIFDLSGVLVREVALPGIGSAGGFGGKRSDTETFYSFTSFTNPATIYRYDMVTGESSVYRQPVVDFQPAEWETQQVFYTSKDGTRVPMFITHKKGIVLDGNNPTYLYGYGGFNVSLTPSFSVSKLVWLELGGVVAIPNLRGGGEYGEEWHQAGTKQNKQNVFDDFIAAAEWLIENGWTSRGKLAIAGGSNGGLLVGACITQRPDLFAAALPAVGVMDMLRFHKFTIGWAWCSDYGSPENPEEFQALYAYSPLHNIKPLTSYPATLITTADHDDRVVPAHSFKFAAALQAAQAGDAPVLIRIETKAGHGAGKPTAKLIEEIADELAFLVRVLGLVA